The region TGAACTAAGTAAGAAAGTTCTCTAAACTTACAATATAATTAAAACCTTCCATTAGGAAGGTTTTTTTATGCGGTTTAACGATTTTTTTTGTGATTTTAATTTTTTTATGATTAAATTTAATAAAAATTGTAACCGTATGATTTCAGAAAAATTAAAAAAAGGACACCTGCTTATTGCCGAGCCTTCAATAATTGGAGATTTATCTTTTAACAGATCGGTAATTTTATTAGCAGACCATAACAAAGAAGGATCAATAGGTTTTATAATCAATAAGCCATTAAAATATACTATTAGTGACTTAATACCGGAAATTGATGCCAACTTTAAGATATACAACGGAGGACCTGTAGAACAAGACAACCTTTATTTCATTCACAATATTCCTGAATTAATCCCAAATAGTGTTGAGATTTCGAACGGAATTTATTGGGGAGGTGATTTTGAATCTACCAAAGACCTTATAAACAGCGGTGCTATTAGCAAAAACAACATTCGCTTTTTCTTAGGGTATACTGGTTGGGACGAAAATCAGTTGGAAAATGAAATGCAGGGAAACTCCTGGATTATTGCTGATAATAATTATAAGAACAAAATTATCGGAAAATCCACTACGCACTTTTGGAAAGAGCAGATTATTGAGCTTGGCGGTGATTATCTTATTTGGTCTAATGCACCTGAAAATCCATATCTGAATTAATTTTCAGAAATGGATTCATTTAGTTTCTGCACTAATAAATGAGCCAGATTTACTTTAAACTCCTTTTTTCGATATTTAGTTATCGGCTGTATCCCTGTGATTACATTTGTCAGAAATAATTCGTCTGCTTTCTGAAGATCAAACGGCGAAATTATTTCTTCTGAAACCTCTATGCCTTCTACTTTCTTAGCTAGAGCTAAAATTTGTTTGCGCATTATTCCGTTTAAAGCTCCTTCTGAAACCGGCGGTGTAATCAGTTTATTTCCTGAAACCATAAAGATATTTCCCTGAAGTGCTTCAACTACGTTTTTGCTGTCATTCAGTAAAATACAATTCGCAAGGCCGTTTTCCTCTGCAAAAATGCTTCCTGTTATATTAATCATTTTATTAGTCGTTTTAAGCGACGATAATAATTGTTTTGTAACATAGAAGTCTTTATACAAATCTACTTCGTATTCATTTGTATTTATACTATATCCTTTATTTCCAAGAGAAATGGCGTTTATTAAAAAAGAAATATCATTTGTTTTAGGAAGATACAAACCACCATCTTTTCTAAAAACAGTGATTCTGGCTCTTGCTGAAGCGGAAATATTTAATTGGTTAACCAAATTAAGAATTTGTTCTTCAAAATATTCCATGGTAAAATCCATAGGAATCATCATTCTAACGACACGCATTGAAGCCATCAGTCTAAAATAATGATCCTCGAGAAACAAGATTTTTCCGTTGACAATTTTTACTGTTTCAAATATTCCGTCACCATACAAAAAAGCGCGGTTTAGCGTTAGTATATTGTCTTCCTGCGCTATGTTTCCGTTAAAATTAATCATAAAAAAACCCTGAATTTTGTTCAGGGCAAATATAAGGTATAAAATAGACTTTTACTAAACAGATCCTATAAGATGTTTCAAGTCTGAGATTTGATTCTCCCACAATTGTTTAGCTTCTCCTAATTCTTCTTTTTCTGCAAAATCAACTACCATTAATGATACATCTTTAGTTAATTCATCAACTAAAATATGAAGTTCAAAAAAGTAATCAGTGTCTTTACTGCTTTCGTCAACCCATTTAAATTTTACTTTTTCACCAGATTTTTTAGATGCCAGACGGGCTTTTTCCTGTGAATCATTCCAGATAAATGTAAAAAACTCTCCTCTTGAATTAACATTGTCAGCAAACCATTCTTGTAAACCTGACGGAGTTGATATATATTGATACAATAATTGCGGCGAAGAATTGATCGGAAACTCTATTTCGTAACGTATTTTTGACTCCATGTGCTACTTTTAATTTTTTTGGAAATATAAGAATATATGTCCAAAAACAATGCGTTTTTAAAAATATTTTTTTTTCTTCATTTTATGCTTGCACGCTTTAATATTATTTCTATCTTTGCACCCGCAATCAGGAATTCATGATAGCAGTCCAGGCGAGGTAGCTCAGTTGGTTAGAGCGCAGGATTCATAACCCTGAGGTCACGGGTTCAACTCCCGTCCTCGCTACAAAAGGCAAAACCCTTAAACAGAAATGTTTAAGGGTTTTTATTTATAATTTTCTTTCACTCAAAGAAAGACTAACCTGAATATTGAACATTTCAATATTCAATCTATAAACTATTCATAGGATAACAATCATCGTAATATAAATTTCGAATAGCAGTTACATCAATATCAGACAATTTATTTCTGATTATTTGAGCCTCTTTTAACTGACCGTAAAATCTATTCCCATTTATAAGTTCTATTGAAAATCGTTCCGCTATAGCATAAGTACCTTTCTGAAAATCAGAAGAACATACAAACATTCCGTTCTTATGCCCATTTATTATTAATGCTCCTAATAAAGATCGTATTTGTTCTAACTTAATTTTATTCTTTGATCTTTTAACTTGAACACCTATAGTTGAATTATTATTTCTTAGAACAACATCAATCCCGCCATCATTTGTGTATCCAGAACAAATCGTATCATAACCAAAGTCCTTATAAACATCCGCAACCAGCTTTTCAAAAAGTCTTGGATTTACATCAAATCTATTTTCATAATTTCTCACTAAATAATTTCTCACTTCCGACAAGGGCAAATCTGATTTATTGTAATCTAAGTTTTTCAACGATCCATTTAAACCAAAAAAACATTCCACATTTGCCACTGAGCCCCCACCCAATATCTTTCTAAAATTTTCCACCATCCACAAACTAAACAACTTCCTAAAATTGTGTTCTCATAATTCAAGTTCGAAATAATTCTGAAATTTTTTTTTTCAAAACCTCCATGAATGTTCTCCATGATTATTCTATGTCCATTAAAGCGATGTTTAATATCGTTCAAGGAAACATTTAAAATCTGATCAATTTTTTGAATTAAAAGTTCAGTTTTACAGTAAATACATCTAGTATTATGTCTGCTATCGGATGTGAATTTTGGATTTATAGAATCAAGATACATAATGTTTACCGATTTAAAAATGAAGGATTTTTAAAATTAATATGTAACACAAAAGTATTTATAGCATTACAACGAATAAATTACAATTAAATTTTATCATATGAATGGAGTAGCCTATAAAGCTAAGCAGATATTATAAAAATTACTTAGATTTACAACACGAAAGAAATGTTATTCAAAAATTGATTTCAATTGCATTAAAAATAAATGAAATCAGAAACTAATTACAAAATTTAAAATAAATGAGCCAATATCCTCTTCCGTTATTGCCTTTACAACATGAAGTAGAAAGTAAAGCAGTACTTAAAAAACTAGCATTGGCTCACAAGGCACTAGCTGAACTCAATGGTGTTGCTGAAACTATCCCAAATGAGGTTATTATCTTAAACACACTTTCTCTACAAGAAGCAAAAGACAGTTCGGCAATTGAAAATATCATTACAACACATGATGAACTATTTAGCAGTGATAATATAGCACAGCAATTTGCTAGTTCAGCTGCCAAAGAGGTTTATAATTATGCTTCTGCTTTAAAAGAAGGGTTTATAGTTGTTCGTCAAAAACAAATTATTACTTGCAATCATATTATAGAAATTCAAAGTGTACTTGAAGAAACTAAATCTGGTTTTAGAAAACTTCCTGGTACAGCACTTAAAAATGGCGAAACTGGAGAAACTGTTTATACTCCACCGCAAAACCATGATGAGATTGTTAATTTGATGAGTAATCTGGAAACATTCATAAATGATGATACTTTGACCGATATTGACGCACTTGTAAAAATGGCAATTATTCATCATCAGTTCGAAAGCATTCATCCATTTTATGATGGAAATGGGAGAACTGGAAGAATAATTAATATTTTATATCTTGTGAAAGAAAATTTACTCCACTTACCTATTCTTTATTTAAGCAGATATATAAATCAAAACAAAGGAAATTATTATCACTTATTACAAGAAACCAGAATAACGCACAATTGGGAACCATGGATTTTATTTATGCTTGAAGCAATAGAACAAACCTCAATTCAAACGACTGGTATTATCAGAGGAATTAAAATCTTGATGATGGATTACAAACAAAAAATCCGAACAAATTTGCCAAAAATGTATTCTCAAGATTTAATAAATAATTTATTTAAACATCCGTACACCAAGATTGATTTTCTAGTTCAGGATTTGGATATTACCAGACAAACAGCATCAAAATACTTAGATCAACTTATAGATATTCAGTTAGTAACATTACATAAAATAGGAAAAGAAAACTTTTACATTAATACAGCATTATACGACTTTTTACACAATGCACCTCAACAGTTTAAATTTAAATAAATTTATATTTTAAATATATGCTCATGTAAAAAAAACTTAAAAAACTTAACATGTTAAAATTCTCATGTTAGAAAATTTCAAAAAAGTTAACACGTTATAAATCTCATGTTAATCATAAACACATTCTTAAGTCCAATATAATCCCAATACTTTTTTTAAAGTGGTGCTTTTTTTATTTACAAATCTTTGTAATTTGTACTAAATTTGTAACTTATAATGCAGCATAAAAAACATCAAACCCACTTTTTTCAATCTAAGTATTTTAGTACCAAATGGATATAGTAAAATTTAAAATCACATCAAAAACGATAAAAGTAGAAGTACGTAATTCGAATAATTATGTTTTCAATTTTAATACTGCTTTAGATATTGCAAAAGAAGACAAAGATGTTTTATTAAAACTATACCACGCTTTAGATCTTTTGTTCAAAAAAGAAACTCCTCCTGAAGTGAAAAATTATATTTCGCCTAACCAAACCAATATATTAGATCAGATTTCTGATATTGATAAATTTGAGCAGGACAATAAATAATTTTTTATCTACTTAAAACTACAGTCATTAATTTGATTTAAATATTTGAAACCCTCAGACTTTTGTTTGAGGGTTTTCTTTTTACTGCACTTTTTCATAATAAAACATTACCTTTAATCTGTATCCGTAAAAAAAGTATTTTCTGTATCTGTACCCAAATCTAGAATCGCAATAATTTTGCTAAAAAAAGATATGGAGTCTACAGCATCAACACAGGAGAAAACGACATTTAAAGAAGTTTATATATTTGATATGGAGGTTTTGCAAAATATCTTCATTCAAAATAGGGGTAAAAAAACAGATGACAAAATGCTTTTTGGAATCCCTTTTCTTCTCAGTAAAAAAAGCAATAAAATCAATGCCTTTACGAGTTTGATTTTGGATCAAAAAAATGAAATTCAATTTAAGATTTATGATGACGGAAGTCTTACTGATGAAGAAAAGATAACATTCAACGAATACATTCTAAATTTTCTAAAGAAAAAAAGAAGCGCCAATTTCAATAACGCTTTACAATTAAAACAAAGCACAGAACATTTTGTTCATTATCTCAGTTTTTAAATGTTTTATGAAAAACCAAAAATGAAGAACAATCAAACATTATATTTAAAAATTGCCAAAATAATTGAAGACCAGATTCACAAGGAAACTTTGGTACTTGGCGACAAACTGCCTTCTGTTCGAAGTGCGCAGAAATTGTATAATGTTAGCTTAAACACCATAAAACAAGCTTACCTGGAACTGGAAAGCCGTTCGCTTATAGAATCACGTCCAAAAATGGGCTATTATGTGAGTAAGAGCGCGCTGCGCACAACTACACTTCCAACCATTGCGAGTATAGACAATCACGAAAACAAAGATACGCCTGAAGAACTTATTCATAAAGTTTACGGCACCATCGATAAATCTGACATTACCCAGTTTGCACTTGGATTGCCGGGAAAGAATTTCCTTCCGATTGCCAAACTCAACAAAGGAATTATAAATGCCGTCCGCAATAGAGGCGATGCAGGCACTCCTTATGAACCGGTTCAGGGATCAGAAAATCTTCGGCGGGCGATTGCAAAATGGGCACTTGTAATGGAAGGAAAAATTACAGAAGATGATCTGGTTATTACTTCAGGAGCCATGCATGCCATGTACAATGCTTTAATGGCTGTAACTTCTCCGGGAGATAGTGTTGCTGTAGAAAGTCCTGCCTATTTTGGAATACTTCAGGCAATTAAAGCTTTAGGTTTAAAAGCAGTTGAAATTCCAACGCATCCTTTACACGGATTAGATCTTGATGCTTTAAAAAAAGTGCTTCCGGAAATTAAAGCCTGTTGTTTTATTACCAATTTCAATAATCCGATGGGATTTCAAATGCCCGACGAAAACAAACGTGAATTGGTAAAACTGATAACACAGTATAATGTTCCATTGATCGAAGATGATATCTACGGCAATTTGTACTTTGGTTCAGAACGTCCGAAGCCTTGTAAATTTTATGATGAAGCAGGCTTGGTTTTGTGGATCGGCTCTGTTTCTAAAACGCTTGCACCGGGATATCGAGTTGGATGGATTGCCCCTGGAAAATTTAAAGATAAAATCATTCGCCAAAAACTGGTGCAAACCGTTTGCAATTCTTCTTTGTTTTCGGATGTTATTAGCGACTTTCTGGAACACGGACGTTACGATCATCATCTTAGGACATTCAGGAATAAACTCTACACCAATTATCTTCAGATCAATCGTGCAGTAGAAACTTATTTTCCTGACAACACTAAAATTGCACAGCCAAAAGGTGGTTTTATGCTTTGGCTTGAACTGGACGAAAGAATATCAACAACAGCATTACACACTACAGCCCTGTCTCAAAAAATCAATTTTGCGCCTGGAAGAATTTTTTCGCAATACAATCAATACAATAATTGCATGCGACTTACTTATGCTCTGGAATGGAATGAGCGCGTAGAATCGGATTTGGGAAAATTAGGCAGAATAATAAAAAACAGTATTTAACATTATGAAAAATAGCGATCAAATCGAAATCGTAACCTATAATCCGAAGTACAAAAAAAGTTTTAAAGACTTAAATATAGAATGGATTTCAAATTATTTTGAGGTCGAGCCAAATGATATCAAAGCGCTGGATCATGCCGAAGAGTATATTATAGCAAAAGGAGGCGAAATTTTTTCGGCTGTTTTAAATGATGATGTTCTGGGCGTTTGTGCTTTAGTCAAAAATAATACTGAAGATTACGATTACGAATTAGCCAAAATGGCTGTAAGTCCAAAAGCACAAGGAAAAGGCGTTGGATTGTTATTGGCACAATCTGCAATAGAATGGGCTTCTGAAAAAGGTGCTTCCAAAATATATCTGGAAAGCAATACCAAACTTCAGCCCGCTATTAAATTATATGAAAAATTAGGTTTTAAAGAAATCAAAGGCATCTCATCAAGTTACAACAGAGTTGACATTCAAATGATGCTTATTCTTAATTCTTAAACTGAATTTTACTGGACTATTGCATTAAAAGCAAAAGTGGACTATTCAAAATGTTGTAGAGAAAAATATATTTGTAATCAATTTTGAAAACAATGAATATACATATTATACAACACGAAACATACGAAGCTCCTGGCGCTTATTTGAATTGGGCAACAGAACGAAACTATAATGTATCTTTTTCTAAAGTATATCAAAATGATAAACTGCCGGATGATATCGATTTTATAGACTTGCTTATTGTTATGGGCGGTCCGCAAAGTCCAAATACCACTCTTGAAGAATTTCCTCATTTTGATGCATTGGCTGAAATTGCTTTAATCCAAAAATGTATTACTGCTAAAAAAGCTGTTGTAGGAGTTTGTCTGGGTTCACAATTAATTGGAGAAGCTTATGGCTCAAAATTCAATCATAGTCCTGAAAAAGAAATTGGAGTCTTCCCTATTTCTTTGACCGAAGAGGGAATAAAAGATGAAAAAATCAATCATTTTGGTTCCGTTTTAAACGTGGGACATTGGCATAATGATATGCCGGGTTTAACAAAAGAAAGTAAGGTTCTGGCTGTAAGCGAAGGCTGTCCTGTTCAGATTGTTTCGTATTCGAATCTTGTTTATGGTTTTCAGTGCCACATGGAATTGACAACAGAAGTAGTTGCCCTTTTAATTGAAAGTGAAACTGATTTATTAGCTAAAAGTAAGCAATATCAATTTGTTCAAAATCCTGAAACGATTTTAGCTTACGATTACAGTGAAATGAACACGAAGCTTTTTCAATTCCTTGACAAACTTATAGAAGCTTATAAAAATTAGTATTTACTTCAGGAAAAGATTGAAAAACATGCACTCTAAAATAATACAAAAAAAGCCACAAATTCATTTACTTATGATTTGTGGCTTTTTCTGTTTGTATTTGATCAAATTGGTGTTTGTATTTCTTGAATAAGGTATTCATAACCAAAAGCACTACTCCTACTCCCAATAAAACTAATGCCCTGATTAAGAAATCAGAATTAGAAAGATCAAAAAACATTAATCGTATGACGCAGACTCCAGCCAAGAAAGAGAAACATAGCGGAAGTATTTTTCTTTTAACATAATTCCAAGAATTAATAATCCGAGAGATTCTAAAATCCAGAAGAACGTTAAAATTCCTTTGTCGAATGTGAGATATAAAAACAATCCAATACTAAAAGTTGCCAGATAAATAATGATACTGTTTTTGAATGGGAAATCTTCAATGAATTTGTAAACGATAAAAATATACAGTGCCAGCAGTGCAAGTATAATTAGATACACAAACTCGTATCTGGATTCAAAATATTAAACTTATTAAACAAGACGACAATGCACACGATTAAGGCAAAAAGAATAAAATTCTCCATAGTTTAGGTTTTGGTTGGGGCTGATGTAGAAATTATTGGTTTAATTCAATTTTTAAATGAAAGATTTAAAAGGAATAAAACCATTTTTCTTTTTGACAGAAATGATGTTTTCGAATATCTTCTTTCTGAAATTAAAAAAACATCCCATTTACTGTAACATTTTCTCAGAACAGCGTCAAAATATAGAATTAAATTACGGTTCTTTGTAACTTATTACATTCACAATACTAAACTGATAATTTTTGAATGCAATAATATTGAAACCAATGAGTTTAGATTAGTTAAAAACTGGTCGCGATATTTTCGTTATGGACAATAAAAAGTTTATTTTAAGTTTGAAAAAAGGGAATGAGGAAGCCTTCAAAAAGGTTTACTTCGACTACTATGATAAACTGATAAATATTGCCAGACGATTTAATCTTACGGTACTTACACCAGATGACTTTGTTCAGGAAAGTCTTTTACGATTGTACAACAAAAGAGAATTACTCAACGAAGATGTTTTGTTTGACAAGCAATTATATACCATTTGCAAAAACATTATCATCAATCATGTTAATAGAGAAAACAAAATAGTACAACTTGATCCTTTGCACGTTGATATCTTAGATGAAGAAACCGATTCAGGTATTTTTGAAGAAAGAAAAGAAAAACTACAAAATTTTATCGATCAGCTTCCTGAACAGCAGCAAAAAATATTTACTTTACACAAACTGGAAAACCTTAGCTATAAGGAGATTGCAGAAATGACGGATCTTTCTGAAAAGACCATCGCCAATCATATTTACCTCGCCAGTAAATTTATTCGAAAAAAAATCGAAAACCATTAGGAACTTTTTTGTTCTCGTTTGTTATCTATAAAAACAAGAACAAAAAATGCATATTGAGGCTTATAAAACCAATGTCAGAACAAAAAAAGATGCCAGTTTACTTGTAGCACTTTTACAGTTCGTTATTTCCGACTGTATTATAAATTTTGATTTCACAAAAAGAGAAAGAATTCTTAGAATCGAAACCAACAGAGAAATTAAAGAAATGGTTTATGGTGTTTTTACCAAACAAGGATTTTACTGCAAAAAGCTCTAACCCCCAACAAACATGGAAAAGGAAAATTTTGATGATGAGTTTGATAAATTATGGAACGAAACCCCAGCTTCACATTCAGATGAAATAAAAAAAGCTTCGTGGGACGAATTTCATTCTAAGACTTTCGCCGAAAAGAAACGCAAATCGCAGCCGTGGCGTTATCTCGCTGCAGCATCTGTATTTATTTTTGTTTTGATTGGAACTGGAATCTATTTCAACAATCAGCCTTTGGAAGAAAACACAATTGCATCAACTGAAAATGTCATTGAAAATACTACATCAAAAATTAAATATGTAGTGCTGCCAGACAGTTCAAAAGTAGAATTGAGTCCGAACTCTAAAATTTCTTACGGCAACAATTTTGCTTTAAACAGAAAAATTCAAATTGATGGTGAAGCTTATTTTAAAGTAAAAAAAGACAAACAGCATCCATTTCAGGTTTTCTGTAATGAAACTACCACTACAGTTTTGGGAACATCTTTTATTGTAAAAGAATCCGAAAATGAACAAATAACGGTTGAACTTTTTGAAGGAAGTGTTCAAATGAATGTAAAAGGTCAGGATCAAAAATGGATTTTAAAACCAGGCGAGAAATTCACGTATGGAAATCAAACTGCATCGGTAACCGAATTTAGCCGCTTTATAGATTTTGAAAATGAAAAACTAACGAACCTCAATCATTATATTGAGGAGAACTATGGTTATAAAGTGATAATTCCAAGTGAATATCTGAATCAGAAAATCACAATCCGAATCAATAAAAAAGAAGATTTAAAAACAATTGTACAATTAATATCAGAAATGTATAACCTAAACTTTGAAATAAATGAAGATTTAAAGCAGATTACTTTTCGGTAGAAAAGAAAAAAGGATGTAAGCCGCGAAACTCCACATCCTCCTCATATTCAGGATAACACGAGGTTATTCCAGTTAATAATTATTCAAAAATACAAAATTTCATGAAGCATATAATTTCAGCATGCTTTTTTTTATTCAGCTTATGTATGACCGCTCAAAGCGTTACAGTAACTGTAGATCAAAATGTAACTTTAAAAGAATTCTTTAAGCAAATTGAAAATCAAACCGATTATAAATTTGCCTTTACAGATCAAATTGACACCAATAAAAATTACTTTAATCAAAAGAGTACTTTTAAGCAGACTGATATTGAAAAGCTTATTACGGAACTAAACAAAACGGCATCTGTGCAATTTTCTATAGTAGGCAATAATATTTTTGTTAAACAAAAATCTCAAACCACTAAACCGGCTAAAAAAAAAAGCAAGTTAACCGGACACATATTTGATGATGAAAAGCAACCTGTTATTGGCGCGAATGTTTATATTAAAGAACTGGAAACTGGTGTAGTAACCGATGTTAACGGTAAATACAGTATTGAAGTACCAAACGGATCTTATACCCTTCAGGTAAGTTATGTTGGATTTAAAAATGAGGAAAAACGCGTTTCTGTTTCAGATGATACAAAAGTTAATTTCAATATAGATTCAGACAGCCAGCAATTGGGAGAAGTTATTGTCATGAATAACAAAGCCGCTGACATTAAAACGACTCAAATGAGTGTCAACAAGCTTTCGATGCAGGAAATCAAAAAGATTCCGGTTGCTATGGGAGAACCAGATCCGTTGAAATCGATTCTGACTTTGCCTGGAGTTACAAATGCCGGAGAAGCTTCTTCAGGATTTAATGTCCGCGGAGGTGCTGCCGATCAGAATTTGATTCTTTTGGATGGCGCTCCAGTTTATGCTGACTCACACATGTTTGGATTCTTTTCTATTTTTAATGCTGATATCGTAAATGGTTTAGATTTATACAAAGGAGGAATTCCGTCCAGATTTGGAGGCCGTGTTTCTTCTGTTTTGGATGTAGCACAACAGACAGGAGATTTTGAAGAATATAAAGTAAATGGAGGAATCGGAATTATTTCTAGCCGCCTTTTGGTTCAGGGACCAATACAGAAAGAGAAAAGTTCGTTCATCCTTTCCGGACGTGCTTCGTACGCGCATTTGTTCATGAAACTGGCGGATAATAAAAACTCCGCCATGTTTTATGATTTGAACGCAAAAATAAATCACCGCTTTAATGCCAATAATACCTTGTCTTTTTCGGGTTATTTCGGAAATGATTTGTTCGATATTAATGACCGTTTTGCAAGTACTTACGGAAGTACAATGGGTATCTTAAGCTGGAAACATAAATTCTCGGATCGCTTAAGTAGTAATTTATCTGGCTTTTACAGCGATTACAGATTTAATCTTGAAATTCCGATTGAAAGTTTTAAATGGGACAGCAACATTAAAAGCTACGGATTAAAATACAATTGGAATTTCCAACAGTCCGAGAAATTCAAAATCAATTACGGTA is a window of Flavobacterium crocinum DNA encoding:
- a CDS encoding YqgE/AlgH family protein; amino-acid sequence: MISEKLKKGHLLIAEPSIIGDLSFNRSVILLADHNKEGSIGFIINKPLKYTISDLIPEIDANFKIYNGGPVEQDNLYFIHNIPELIPNSVEISNGIYWGGDFESTKDLINSGAISKNNIRFFLGYTGWDENQLENEMQGNSWIIADNNYKNKIIGKSTTHFWKEQIIELGGDYLIWSNAPENPYLN
- a CDS encoding aminotransferase class IV, with translation MINFNGNIAQEDNILTLNRAFLYGDGIFETVKIVNGKILFLEDHYFRLMASMRVVRMMIPMDFTMEYFEEQILNLVNQLNISASARARITVFRKDGGLYLPKTNDISFLINAISLGNKGYSINTNEYEVDLYKDFYVTKQLLSSLKTTNKMINITGSIFAEENGLANCILLNDSKNVVEALQGNIFMVSGNKLITPPVSEGALNGIMRKQILALAKKVEGIEVSEEIISPFDLQKADELFLTNVITGIQPITKYRKKEFKVNLAHLLVQKLNESISEN
- a CDS encoding START-like domain-containing protein, which translates into the protein MESKIRYEIEFPINSSPQLLYQYISTPSGLQEWFADNVNSRGEFFTFIWNDSQEKARLASKKSGEKVKFKWVDESSKDTDYFFELHILVDELTKDVSLMVVDFAEKEELGEAKQLWENQISDLKHLIGSV
- a CDS encoding restriction endonuclease is translated as MKNLDYNKSDLPLSEVRNYLVRNYENRFDVNPRLFEKLVADVYKDFGYDTICSGYTNDGGIDVVLRNNNSTIGVQVKRSKNKIKLEQIRSLLGALIINGHKNGMFVCSSDFQKGTYAIAERFSIELINGNRFYGQLKEAQIIRNKLSDIDVTAIRNLYYDDCYPMNSL
- a CDS encoding Fic family protein, producing MSQYPLPLLPLQHEVESKAVLKKLALAHKALAELNGVAETIPNEVIILNTLSLQEAKDSSAIENIITTHDELFSSDNIAQQFASSAAKEVYNYASALKEGFIVVRQKQIITCNHIIEIQSVLEETKSGFRKLPGTALKNGETGETVYTPPQNHDEIVNLMSNLETFINDDTLTDIDALVKMAIIHHQFESIHPFYDGNGRTGRIINILYLVKENLLHLPILYLSRYINQNKGNYYHLLQETRITHNWEPWILFMLEAIEQTSIQTTGIIRGIKILMMDYKQKIRTNLPKMYSQDLINNLFKHPYTKIDFLVQDLDITRQTASKYLDQLIDIQLVTLHKIGKENFYINTALYDFLHNAPQQFKFK
- a CDS encoding aminotransferase-like domain-containing protein, producing MKNNQTLYLKIAKIIEDQIHKETLVLGDKLPSVRSAQKLYNVSLNTIKQAYLELESRSLIESRPKMGYYVSKSALRTTTLPTIASIDNHENKDTPEELIHKVYGTIDKSDITQFALGLPGKNFLPIAKLNKGIINAVRNRGDAGTPYEPVQGSENLRRAIAKWALVMEGKITEDDLVITSGAMHAMYNALMAVTSPGDSVAVESPAYFGILQAIKALGLKAVEIPTHPLHGLDLDALKKVLPEIKACCFITNFNNPMGFQMPDENKRELVKLITQYNVPLIEDDIYGNLYFGSERPKPCKFYDEAGLVLWIGSVSKTLAPGYRVGWIAPGKFKDKIIRQKLVQTVCNSSLFSDVISDFLEHGRYDHHLRTFRNKLYTNYLQINRAVETYFPDNTKIAQPKGGFMLWLELDERISTTALHTTALSQKINFAPGRIFSQYNQYNNCMRLTYALEWNERVESDLGKLGRIIKNSI
- a CDS encoding GNAT family N-acetyltransferase, producing the protein MKNSDQIEIVTYNPKYKKSFKDLNIEWISNYFEVEPNDIKALDHAEEYIIAKGGEIFSAVLNDDVLGVCALVKNNTEDYDYELAKMAVSPKAQGKGVGLLLAQSAIEWASEKGASKIYLESNTKLQPAIKLYEKLGFKEIKGISSSYNRVDIQMMLILNS
- a CDS encoding type 1 glutamine amidotransferase, giving the protein MNIHIIQHETYEAPGAYLNWATERNYNVSFSKVYQNDKLPDDIDFIDLLIVMGGPQSPNTTLEEFPHFDALAEIALIQKCITAKKAVVGVCLGSQLIGEAYGSKFNHSPEKEIGVFPISLTEEGIKDEKINHFGSVLNVGHWHNDMPGLTKESKVLAVSEGCPVQIVSYSNLVYGFQCHMELTTEVVALLIESETDLLAKSKQYQFVQNPETILAYDYSEMNTKLFQFLDKLIEAYKN
- a CDS encoding RNA polymerase sigma factor, which translates into the protein MDNKKFILSLKKGNEEAFKKVYFDYYDKLINIARRFNLTVLTPDDFVQESLLRLYNKRELLNEDVLFDKQLYTICKNIIINHVNRENKIVQLDPLHVDILDEETDSGIFEERKEKLQNFIDQLPEQQQKIFTLHKLENLSYKEIAEMTDLSEKTIANHIYLASKFIRKKIENH
- a CDS encoding FecR family protein produces the protein MEKENFDDEFDKLWNETPASHSDEIKKASWDEFHSKTFAEKKRKSQPWRYLAAASVFIFVLIGTGIYFNNQPLEENTIASTENVIENTTSKIKYVVLPDSSKVELSPNSKISYGNNFALNRKIQIDGEAYFKVKKDKQHPFQVFCNETTTTVLGTSFIVKESENEQITVELFEGSVQMNVKGQDQKWILKPGEKFTYGNQTASVTEFSRFIDFENEKLTNLNHYIEENYGYKVIIPSEYLNQKITIRINKKEDLKTIVQLISEMYNLNFEINEDLKQITFR